A region from the Manihot esculenta cultivar AM560-2 chromosome 13, M.esculenta_v8, whole genome shotgun sequence genome encodes:
- the LOC122721528 gene encoding trans-resveratrol di-O-methyltransferase-like, translating into MINLGDAELLEAQAHVWNHIFNFINSMSLKCAVQLGIPDVIQRHGKPISLSHLISALPVHPAKSRCIPRLMRILVRSGFFARAKISENDEEEGYVLTNASQLLLKDNPLSVAPFLMAMLDPILTGPWHYMSTWFLNDDVTPFNTAHGKTFWEYHGHEPNLNNFFNEAMASDARLVTRVLINEFKGVFEGLKSLVDVGGGTGTVAKAIAKSFPDLDCTVFDLPHVVAGLQGTHNLKYFGGDMFDEIPPTDAILLKSILHDWSDEECVKILKRCKEAIKGRGGKLIIIDMMIENHKRDDDFPETQLFFDMLMMVLLTGKERNEKEWAKLFSDAGFSYHKISPVLGLRSIIEVYP; encoded by the exons ATGATTAATTTGGGTGATGCTGAGCTTCTTGAAGCTCAAGCACATGTATGGAATCACATCTTCAATTTCATCAACTCCATGTCCCTTAAATGTGCAGTTCAATTAGGAATCCCAGATGTAATCCAGCGCCATGGCAAACCCATCTCCCTTTCCCACCTCATTTCTGCTTTGCCTGTCCACCCAGCCAAATCTCGTTGCATCCCTCGCCTAATGCGCATTTTGGTTCGCTCTGGCTTTTTTGCTCGAGCAAAAATCAGTGaaaatgatgaagaagaagggtATGTTCTCACCAATGCATCTCAGCTCCTCCTCAAGGACAACCCCTTGAGTGTGGCACCATTCTTGATGGCCATGCTTGATCCTATTTTAACAGGACCATGGCATTATATGAGCACTTGGTTCCTAAACGACGATGTTACTCCATTTAATACAGCTCATGGGAAGACATTTTGGGAGTATCATGGACACGAACCGAATCTCAACAATTTCTTTAACGAAGCAATGGCTAGTGATGCTAGGCTGGTTACGCGAGTGCTGATCAATGAGTTCAAGGGGGTGTTCGAGGGGTTGAAGTCATTGGTTGATGTTGGTGGTGGAACAGGGACTGTGGCCAAAGCCATAGCTAAATCATTCCCCGATTTGGATTGCACTGTGTTTGATCTCCCACATGTAGTGGCTGGTCTGCAAGGCACTCACAACTTGAAATATTTTGGAGGCGACATGTTTGATGAAATTCCTCCTACCGATGCAATTTTACTCAAG TCGATATTGCATGACTGGAGTGACGAAGAATGTGTGAAGATACTGAAGAGATGCAAAGAAGCCATTAAAGGCAGAGGAGGGAAGTTGATTATCATAGACATGATGATAGAGAACCACAAAAGAGATGATGACTTCCCTGAAACACAACTCTTCTTTGATATGCTGATGATGGTCTTACTTACTGGTAAAGAGAGGAATGAAAAAGAATGggcaaaactcttttctgatgCTGGTTTTAGTTATCATAAGATAAGCCCCGTGCTGGGTTTAAGATCCATCATTGAAGTTTATCCTTAG